From one Lycium ferocissimum isolate CSIRO_LF1 chromosome 5, AGI_CSIRO_Lferr_CH_V1, whole genome shotgun sequence genomic stretch:
- the LOC132057101 gene encoding uncharacterized protein At2g39795, mitochondrial-like, with translation MALYSAIRRASYKSTIPLSLRSIATATSSYSSPAVKNGNCGSVSRSFSIPLLQYYYSTSAVKKKKRKQQSSFDDILLQIIDSEIKFALDSDFHECVVDTPDDFPFKVQDISGKKVVVLTRDYGEETINIVVDMPNAGCENAEDDAVNSEEESEPQPSVPLSVIVSKENGSSLEFDVRAFPNKISICGISINEPKSSSNQLDYRGPAFSLLNESLQKSFYEYLEVRGLNSSTANFLLEYIISKDTKEYIRWLKNIKNFFEK, from the exons ATGGCGCTATACTCAGCAATTCGCAGAGCCTCTTATAAGTCCACAATTCCTCTTTCACTTCGCTCCATCGCTACTGCCACGTCATCCTATTCCTCCCCCGCCGTAAAAAATGGCAATTGCGGCAGCGTTTCTAGAAGCTTCTCGATTCCGTTGCTTCAGTATTACTACTCCACCAGTgcagtgaagaagaagaagagaaaacaacAGAGCTCCTTTGATgatattcttctccaaatcatcGATTCCGAAATCAAATTTGCACTGGATTCTGATTTCCATGAATGT GTTGTGGACACCCCGGATGACTTTCCTTTTAAGGTTCAAGATATATCAGGAAAAAAAGTTGTTGTTCTTACGAGAGATTATGGAGAAGAGACCATAAATATTGTAGTGGACATGCCTAATGCCGGATGTGAAAATGCTGAAGATGATGCTGTTAACAGTGAGGAAGAGAGTGAGCCACAACCTTCGGTTCCGTTGTCTGTCATCGTGTCAAAAGAAAATGGTTCGTCACTAGAGTTTGATGTGAGAGCTTttccaaataaaatttcaatttgtGGCATATCCATCAACGAGCCAAAAAGTTCAAGCAATCAGCTAGACTATAGAGGGCCTGCTTTCTC ACTTCTAAATGAAAGTCTACAGAAGTCTTTCTATGAATATCTTGAAGTCAGAGGGCTGAATAGCAGCACTGCTAACTTTTTGCTGGAGTATATAATTAGCAAAGACACCAAGGAATACATCCGGTGGCTTAAAAATATCAAGAATTTTTTCGAGAAGTAG